From Anomalospiza imberbis isolate Cuckoo-Finch-1a 21T00152 chromosome 22, ASM3175350v1, whole genome shotgun sequence, a single genomic window includes:
- the ATF1 gene encoding cyclic AMP-dependent transcription factor ATF-1 isoform X2, with product MSLRGSAPLTVVQLPGEQVQVQGVIQTAQSSSVIHSPQVQTVQVSSLSESEDSQDSSDSIGSSQKARGILARRPSYRKILKDLSSEDTRDRKGDEESPGVSTVTSMSVPTPIYQTSTGQYIAIAANGLQLAGPGADGVQGLQTLTMANAGGSQPGTTILQYAQTSDGQQILVPSNQVVVQTASGDMQTYQIRTTPTTSSLPQTVVMTSPVTLTSQSSKTDDPQLKREIRLMKNREAARECRRKKKEYVKCLENRVAVLENQNKTLIEELKTLKDLYCHKSV from the exons ATGTCTCTCAGAGGTTCTGCTCCCCTCACAGTCGTTCAGCTTCCTGGAGAGCAAGTCCAGGTCCAGGGAGTCATTCAGACAGCTCAGTCCTCCTCTGTGATCCACTCCCCTCAGGTGCAAACCGTGCAG GTATCTTCCTTGTCTGAGAGTGAGGATTCTCAGGACTCCTCAGACAGCATTGGCTCCTCACAGAAGGCTCGAGGCATCTTGGCTCGTCGTCCATCCTACCG aaaaattttGAAAGATCTTTCTTCTGAAGACACACGGGATAGAAAAGGAGATGAGGAAAGCCCTGGGGTCTCCACTGTCACCTCCATGTCCGTTCCCACGCCCATCTACCAGACAAGCACTGGACAGTACA TCGCCATCGCGGCCAATGGGCTACAgctggcagggccaggggcagACGgggtgcaggggctgcagaCACTGACCATGGCCAATGCTGGTGGCTCCCAGCCCGGGACCACCATCCTGCAGTACGCCCAGACCTCGGATGGGCAGCAGATCCTGGTGCCCAGCAACCAGGTGGTGGTGCAGA CTGCCTCTGGGGACATGCAGACCTACCAGATCCGCACCACGCCCAccacctcctccctgccccagaCCGTGGTGATGACGTCCCCTGTCACTctgacatcccagagcagcaAGACAGATGACCCTCAGCTGAAACGCGAGATCAGGCTGATGAAGAACAG AGAAGCTGCCCGGGAGTGCcgtaggaagaagaaggagtaTGTGAAATGTTTGGAAAATCGAGTGGCAGTCCTggaaaatcagaacaaaactcTAATTGAAGAGCTAAAAACTTTGAAAGATCTTTACTGTCATAAAAGTGTGTAA
- the ATF1 gene encoding cyclic AMP-dependent transcription factor ATF-1 isoform X1: MMEEVHKGSSSSSSVTSQPSAVQGTTLQAAQLSHIAQQMSLRGSAPLTVVQLPGEQVQVQGVIQTAQSSSVIHSPQVQTVQVSSLSESEDSQDSSDSIGSSQKARGILARRPSYRKILKDLSSEDTRDRKGDEESPGVSTVTSMSVPTPIYQTSTGQYIAIAANGLQLAGPGADGVQGLQTLTMANAGGSQPGTTILQYAQTSDGQQILVPSNQVVVQTASGDMQTYQIRTTPTTSSLPQTVVMTSPVTLTSQSSKTDDPQLKREIRLMKNREAARECRRKKKEYVKCLENRVAVLENQNKTLIEELKTLKDLYCHKSV, encoded by the exons ATGATGGAAGAGGTGCacaagggcagcagcagcagcagctctgttaCGTCCCAGCCCTCAGCTGTACAAGGTACAACCCTCCAGGCAGCTCAGCTCTCTCATATTGCTCAACAG ATGTCTCTCAGAGGTTCTGCTCCCCTCACAGTCGTTCAGCTTCCTGGAGAGCAAGTCCAGGTCCAGGGAGTCATTCAGACAGCTCAGTCCTCCTCTGTGATCCACTCCCCTCAGGTGCAAACCGTGCAG GTATCTTCCTTGTCTGAGAGTGAGGATTCTCAGGACTCCTCAGACAGCATTGGCTCCTCACAGAAGGCTCGAGGCATCTTGGCTCGTCGTCCATCCTACCG aaaaattttGAAAGATCTTTCTTCTGAAGACACACGGGATAGAAAAGGAGATGAGGAAAGCCCTGGGGTCTCCACTGTCACCTCCATGTCCGTTCCCACGCCCATCTACCAGACAAGCACTGGACAGTACA TCGCCATCGCGGCCAATGGGCTACAgctggcagggccaggggcagACGgggtgcaggggctgcagaCACTGACCATGGCCAATGCTGGTGGCTCCCAGCCCGGGACCACCATCCTGCAGTACGCCCAGACCTCGGATGGGCAGCAGATCCTGGTGCCCAGCAACCAGGTGGTGGTGCAGA CTGCCTCTGGGGACATGCAGACCTACCAGATCCGCACCACGCCCAccacctcctccctgccccagaCCGTGGTGATGACGTCCCCTGTCACTctgacatcccagagcagcaAGACAGATGACCCTCAGCTGAAACGCGAGATCAGGCTGATGAAGAACAG AGAAGCTGCCCGGGAGTGCcgtaggaagaagaaggagtaTGTGAAATGTTTGGAAAATCGAGTGGCAGTCCTggaaaatcagaacaaaactcTAATTGAAGAGCTAAAAACTTTGAAAGATCTTTACTGTCATAAAAGTGTGTAA